The Prionailurus viverrinus isolate Anna chromosome B4, UM_Priviv_1.0, whole genome shotgun sequence genome has a window encoding:
- the MEIG1 gene encoding meiosis expressed gene 1 protein homolog, with product MASSDAKPKSVSRAKKWSEEIENLYRFQQAGYRDETEYKQVKQVSMVDRWPETGYVKKLQRRDNTFYYYNKQRECDDKEVHKVKIYAY from the exons ATGGCTAGTTCTGACGCGAAACCAAAATCAGTAAGTCGTGccaaaaaatggtcagaagagatagaaaatctgTACAGGTTTCAACAAGCAGGATATCGGGATGAAACTGAATATAAACAAGTGAAACAAGTTTCTATG GTAGATCGCTGGCCAGAGACCGGATACGTGAAGAAACTTCAGAGAAGGGACAATACTTTCTATTACTACAACAAACAGAGGGAATGCGATGACAAGGAAGTCCACAAAGTGAAAATTTATGCTTACTAG